The Anaeromyxobacter sp. Fw109-5 genomic interval CTTCTTCGGCGTGCTGGGCGTGAGGCGCTTGCGGCCCTTCGCGCGACGGCTCTTGATCACGTTCTGCCCGCCCGGCGTGCTCATGCGCTTCCTGAAGCCGTGCGTGCGGTTCCGGCGCTGCTTCTTCGGCTGATATGTCCGCTTCATGGCGCGGCAACCTCCCCGATCAGCGCCGAGATGTCAAGGTTTCCAGAGACTTGGGCGCCGCGGGCGAAAGCGCCCCCGATCCGTCACCCGGACGCCACGCGAAAACCCCGTCGTTTCGCGACCGACGCACGAC includes:
- the rpmH gene encoding 50S ribosomal protein L34, with the protein product MKRTYQPKKQRRNRTHGFRKRMSTPGGQNVIKSRRAKGRKRLTPSTPKK